One window from the genome of bacterium encodes:
- a CDS encoding TMEM175 family protein, producing the protein MNKNRLEAFSDGVLAIIITIMVLELTPPQGTHLDALTPLFHTVLSYILSFMYVGIYWNNHHHMLHTVRQVNGRILWANLHLLFWLSLFPFATAWMGENHFAPTPVALYGGVLFMAGLSYYILSRSLIKLHGKDSTLAKAVGKDVKGLFSQALYALAIPLSFVEPWVAFAIYLSVAFMWIVPDQRIEKVLNG; encoded by the coding sequence ATGAATAAAAACAGACTGGAAGCTTTTAGCGACGGAGTACTAGCCATTATCATCACCATTATGGTGTTAGAGCTCACCCCACCACAGGGAACACATCTGGATGCGCTCACCCCTCTTTTTCATACCGTTTTAAGCTACATTTTAAGTTTTATGTATGTGGGTATTTACTGGAATAATCATCATCACATGCTACACACCGTACGCCAGGTAAACGGCCGCATTTTGTGGGCCAACTTACATCTGCTTTTTTGGCTATCTCTTTTTCCGTTTGCTACCGCCTGGATGGGTGAAAATCATTTTGCCCCCACCCCCGTGGCTCTTTATGGAGGGGTGTTGTTTATGGCGGGACTTTCTTATTATATTTTATCGCGTAGTCTTATTAAACTGCATGGAAAAGATTCCACCTTGGCCAAAGCCGTGGGAAAAGACGTAAAAGGCTTATTCTCGCAAGCCCTGTACGCACTAGCCATCCCGCTTTCGTTTGTAGAGCCCTGGGTGGCCTTTGCCATTTACTTAAGCGTGGCCTTTATGTGGATTGTTCCCGATCAACGTATAGAAAAAGTTTTAAACGGTTAA
- a CDS encoding DEAD/DEAH box helicase: MTTFADLNLSAPLMQALTDLNYESPTGIQSQALPILLGEPTDFIGLAATGTGKTAAFSIPLLERIDVSKRVTQALVLCPTRELALQVAGQINLLGKHLHIKALPIYGGAGYHEQLHGLKAGAHVVVGTPGRLIDHLERKTLKLDNLKTLVLDEADEMISMGFKDELEEILKASPRETSNIWLFSATMEPQVRRIADTYLKKPKHVQINKKEMLSTTVEQIYYLTREALKQDVLCKLIDAADDFYGIIFCQTKALVMDLTEALRNKGYKVDCLHGDKNQNAREYTMQAFRNKRVNILVCTDVASRGIDVKDVTHVINYSIPRELDNYVHRIGRTARSGKSGYAMSLVTPSNRGLIPRIEKMTNSRMTEGKIPSGKEIAQKKLGYILAPFKEQKAHGRVMELLSDEWKQGLADMSKEEIVGRFLAMKFPDLFKEQATREERSHKKEDHHKEGNRSDDHSHSKHKKHNKKFKQRHYFGASGKKKHKK; this comes from the coding sequence ATGACTACTTTTGCTGATTTAAACTTAAGTGCGCCCTTGATGCAGGCGCTTACCGATCTTAATTATGAAAGCCCTACTGGCATTCAATCGCAGGCACTTCCTATTCTTTTGGGAGAACCCACTGATTTTATTGGATTAGCGGCTACTGGTACGGGAAAAACCGCTGCTTTTTCTATTCCTCTTTTAGAACGCATTGATGTTTCAAAACGCGTGACTCAAGCGCTTGTTTTGTGCCCTACCCGCGAATTAGCCCTTCAGGTGGCTGGACAGATTAATCTTTTAGGAAAACATCTGCATATTAAAGCGCTCCCTATCTACGGCGGGGCCGGTTATCACGAACAGCTTCATGGTCTTAAAGCCGGCGCGCATGTCGTTGTCGGCACTCCCGGCCGCTTGATTGATCATTTGGAACGCAAAACTTTAAAACTGGATAATCTTAAAACCTTAGTTCTCGATGAAGCGGACGAGATGATTTCGATGGGTTTTAAAGATGAACTGGAAGAAATTTTAAAAGCCTCCCCGCGCGAAACCAGCAACATCTGGCTTTTTTCGGCCACCATGGAGCCGCAAGTACGCCGCATTGCCGATACTTATCTTAAAAAACCCAAACATGTGCAGATCAATAAAAAAGAAATGCTCTCAACAACTGTCGAGCAAATTTATTATCTGACCCGCGAGGCCTTAAAGCAGGATGTCCTCTGCAAATTAATTGATGCCGCCGATGATTTTTACGGCATTATTTTTTGCCAAACCAAAGCACTGGTAATGGATTTAACCGAAGCCTTGCGTAATAAAGGCTACAAAGTAGATTGTTTGCACGGCGATAAAAACCAGAACGCCCGCGAATACACCATGCAAGCTTTTCGCAATAAACGCGTAAACATTTTAGTGTGCACCGATGTAGCCAGCCGTGGAATTGACGTGAAGGATGTGACACACGTTATTAACTATTCTATCCCCCGCGAGCTTGATAATTACGTACACCGCATTGGAAGAACCGCCCGCAGCGGAAAATCGGGCTATGCCATGAGTTTAGTAACGCCTTCTAACCGAGGTCTTATCCCGCGGATTGAGAAGATGACCAATAGCCGCATGACCGAAGGCAAAATTCCCAGCGGCAAAGAAATTGCTCAGAAAAAATTGGGTTATATCTTAGCTCCCTTTAAAGAACAAAAGGCTCATGGACGTGTAATGGAACTGTTGAGTGACGAATGGAAACAGGGCCTTGCCGATATGAGCAAGGAAGAAATTGTGGGCCGCTTTTTAGCCATGAAATTTCCGGATTTATTTAAGGAACAAGCCACGCGAGAAGAACGTTCACATAAAAAAGAAGATCATCATAAAGAAGGTAATCGCAGCGACGACCATTCGCATTCAAAACATAAAAAGCACAACAAAAAATTTAAACAACGCCACTACTTTGGTGCCAGCGGCAAAAAGAAACACAAAAAATAA